A single genomic interval of Oryza sativa Japonica Group chromosome 7, ASM3414082v1 harbors:
- the LOC4342169 gene encoding transcription factor EMB1444 isoform X2: MKYMRMNAQLLQGLCSDGIWKYVLLWSFQGNRHHGILTWGDVYVDKVITEIKGDLYDSPIDSKNQIVMSTLYNNDQYQSYPLCPIEAALLSMSSHTYSLGEELIGKVALTGQHCWISSYEFSSTFMYKYHEDWQLQFAAGIKTILFVPVVPHGVLQLGSLDLVPESSTSVALIKDLFYKLYDASISGSPSGTGFGYSNTGRQPAAMLPMDSPDVVPHNFFRSIKSSAQLLNNDHLSLLHAFPVLEFASTEDSIVSIYDTSLTACAVEPLDGNDSDIWTNVHEELSQFTRCNTASEADKANISYMDKLINSDSKMSCRSVSHAEDPGYGNIDHFILTEMERENQEHINNYTSVNDYAVTSNPSFHSELHKTLEPISREEREDCMWHIRYRQQESTSSALLQENGNKAGFDKQCENNDYAELLLDAINDQVIWASNSESSHSTDSPVSCATQIQKDDHVPRLDESSVPNFPGGQDFSLISIDEGFMSCTMTGSSLTETNKAILVEEDFISDPIEGMHRETVEIKGRCRKTGLHRPRPRDRQLIQDRMMELRQLVPNTSKCSIDSLLDKTIAHMQFLQCVSEKADKLEKIINSEGSTKRQPGSCPLKVEVLDQPGHLLLIEMVCEEYGVFLEIAHVMKDLEVTILKGLLESRSDKLWARFVIQASQGFDQMQILYPLMHLLQKQRWS; encoded by the exons ATGAAATACATGAGGATGAACGCCCAGTTGTTGCAAGGCCTGTGTTCTGATGGCATATGGAAGTATGTTCTTCTATGGTCATTCCAAGGCAATAGACATCATGG GATATTGACTTGGGGCGATGTTTATGTCGATAAAGTGATCACAGAAATCAAAGGAGATCTTTATGATAGCCCCATTGATAGCAAGAACCAGATAGTAATGTCTACTTTGTACAACAATGACCAGTACCAAAGCTATCCACTGTGCCCCATTGAGGCAGCATTACTGAGCATGTCCAGCCATACATACTCTCTAGGAGAAGA GCTTATTGGTAAAGTAGCGCTTACGGGACAACATTGCTGGATTTCTTCCTATGAGTTCTCTTCAACATTTATGTATAAG TATCACGAGGACTGGCAACTTCAGTTTGCAGCCGGTATCAAG ACAATTCTGTTTGTACCAGTGGTTCCTCATGGGGTTCTTCAACTGGGCTCTTTAGATTTG GTTCCAGAAAGTTCAACATCAGTGGCACTCATCAAGGATTTGTTCTATAAGCTTTATGATGCCTCAATATCTGGCAGTCCTTCAGGCACAGGGTTTGGTTACTCAAATACTGGGAGACAACCTGCTGCAATGCTACCAATGGATTCTCCAGATGTTGTGCCCCATAATTTTTTTCGTTCCATAAAGAGTTCAGCTCAGCTCTTGAACAATGATCACCTTAGTCTCCTACATGCCTTTCCTGTGTTGGAGTTTGCATCAACAGAAGATAGCATTGTAAGCATTTATGACACTAGTCTAACAGCTTGCGCGGTTGAACCCTTGGATGGTAATGACAGTGATATTTGGACCAATGTTCATGAAGAGCTATCTCAATTTACTCGCTGCAATACAGCCTCTGAGGCAGATAAGGCAAACATAAGCTATATGGATAAGTTGATCAATTCAGATAGCAAAATGAGCTGCAGATCAGTAAGTCATGCGGAAGATCCAGGATATGGTAATATCGATCACTTTATCCTGACAGAAATGGAACGTGAAAATCAAGAGCACATTAACAACTATACCAGTGTAAATGATTATGCTGTGACTTCAAATCCCTCATTTCATTCAGAGCTGCACAAAACTCTTGAGCCAATCTCCAGGGAGGAACGTGAAGACTGCATGTGGCATATCAGATATAGACAGCAAGAATCTACAAGCTCTGCGCTCCTTCAAGAAAATGGAAATAAAGCAGGATTCGACAAACAATGTGAAAACAACGATTATGCAGAGCTGTTACTAGATGCTATAAATGACCAGGTTATTTGGGCATCAAACAGTGAATCTTCTCATTCAACTGATTCTCCAGTTTCATGCGCAACACAAATTCAGAAAGATGACCATGTACCGAGACTAGATGAATCATCAGTTCCGAATTTCCCAGGTGGTCAAGACTTTTCACTTATCTCAATCGACGAAGGCTTCATGAGTTGTACAATGACTGGTTCTTCCCTTACAGAAACTAACAAGGCCATCTTGGTTGAAGAAGATTTCATTAGTGATCCAATTGAAGGCATGCACAGGGAAACAGTCGAAATAAAGGGGAGATGCAGAAAAACTGGGCTCCATAGACCAAGACCAAGAGACAGACAATTGATTCAGGACAGGATGATGGAGTTGAGGCAGCTTGTTCCAAATACATCAAAG TGCAGCATTGATTCTCTCTTGGACAAAACCATAGCACACATGCAGTTTCTCCAGTGTGTATCAGAGAAAGCCGATAAG CTTGAGAAAATAATAAACAGCGAGGGATCGACCAAGAGGCAACCGGGAAGCTGTCCTCTGAAAGTTGAAGTGCTCGATCAGCCGGGTCATCTCCTCCTGATCGAG ATGGTGTGTGAGGAGTACGGTGTGTTTCTTGAGATTGCGCATGTGATGAAGGACCTTGAGGTGACCATACTGAAAGGGTTGCTGGAGAGCCGTTCAGACAAGCTCTGGGCTCGCTTTGTCATCCAG GCTTCACAAGGCTTCGACCAGATGCAGATTCTATACCCACTGATGCACCTGTTGCAGAAGCAGAGATGGAGCTGA
- the LOC4342169 gene encoding transcription factor EMB1444 isoform X1 has translation MKYMRMNAQLLQGLCSDGIWKYVLLWSFQGNRHHGILTWGDVYVDKVITEIKGDLYDSPIDSKNQIVMSTLYNNDQYQSYPLCPIEAALLSMSSHTYSLGEDSKLNRLIGKVALTGQHCWISSYEFSSTFMYKYHEDWQLQFAAGIKTILFVPVVPHGVLQLGSLDLVPESSTSVALIKDLFYKLYDASISGSPSGTGFGYSNTGRQPAAMLPMDSPDVVPHNFFRSIKSSAQLLNNDHLSLLHAFPVLEFASTEDSIVSIYDTSLTACAVEPLDGNDSDIWTNVHEELSQFTRCNTASEADKANISYMDKLINSDSKMSCRSVSHAEDPGYGNIDHFILTEMERENQEHINNYTSVNDYAVTSNPSFHSELHKTLEPISREEREDCMWHIRYRQQESTSSALLQENGNKAGFDKQCENNDYAELLLDAINDQVIWASNSESSHSTDSPVSCATQIQKDDHVPRLDESSVPNFPGGQDFSLISIDEGFMSCTMTGSSLTETNKAILVEEDFISDPIEGMHRETVEIKGRCRKTGLHRPRPRDRQLIQDRMMELRQLVPNTSKCSIDSLLDKTIAHMQFLQCVSEKADKLEKIINSEGSTKRQPGSCPLKVEVLDQPGHLLLIEMVCEEYGVFLEIAHVMKDLEVTILKGLLESRSDKLWARFVIQASQGFDQMQILYPLMHLLQKQRWS, from the exons ATGAAATACATGAGGATGAACGCCCAGTTGTTGCAAGGCCTGTGTTCTGATGGCATATGGAAGTATGTTCTTCTATGGTCATTCCAAGGCAATAGACATCATGG GATATTGACTTGGGGCGATGTTTATGTCGATAAAGTGATCACAGAAATCAAAGGAGATCTTTATGATAGCCCCATTGATAGCAAGAACCAGATAGTAATGTCTACTTTGTACAACAATGACCAGTACCAAAGCTATCCACTGTGCCCCATTGAGGCAGCATTACTGAGCATGTCCAGCCATACATACTCTCTAGGAGAAGA TTCCAAACTTAACAGGCTTATTGGTAAAGTAGCGCTTACGGGACAACATTGCTGGATTTCTTCCTATGAGTTCTCTTCAACATTTATGTATAAG TATCACGAGGACTGGCAACTTCAGTTTGCAGCCGGTATCAAG ACAATTCTGTTTGTACCAGTGGTTCCTCATGGGGTTCTTCAACTGGGCTCTTTAGATTTG GTTCCAGAAAGTTCAACATCAGTGGCACTCATCAAGGATTTGTTCTATAAGCTTTATGATGCCTCAATATCTGGCAGTCCTTCAGGCACAGGGTTTGGTTACTCAAATACTGGGAGACAACCTGCTGCAATGCTACCAATGGATTCTCCAGATGTTGTGCCCCATAATTTTTTTCGTTCCATAAAGAGTTCAGCTCAGCTCTTGAACAATGATCACCTTAGTCTCCTACATGCCTTTCCTGTGTTGGAGTTTGCATCAACAGAAGATAGCATTGTAAGCATTTATGACACTAGTCTAACAGCTTGCGCGGTTGAACCCTTGGATGGTAATGACAGTGATATTTGGACCAATGTTCATGAAGAGCTATCTCAATTTACTCGCTGCAATACAGCCTCTGAGGCAGATAAGGCAAACATAAGCTATATGGATAAGTTGATCAATTCAGATAGCAAAATGAGCTGCAGATCAGTAAGTCATGCGGAAGATCCAGGATATGGTAATATCGATCACTTTATCCTGACAGAAATGGAACGTGAAAATCAAGAGCACATTAACAACTATACCAGTGTAAATGATTATGCTGTGACTTCAAATCCCTCATTTCATTCAGAGCTGCACAAAACTCTTGAGCCAATCTCCAGGGAGGAACGTGAAGACTGCATGTGGCATATCAGATATAGACAGCAAGAATCTACAAGCTCTGCGCTCCTTCAAGAAAATGGAAATAAAGCAGGATTCGACAAACAATGTGAAAACAACGATTATGCAGAGCTGTTACTAGATGCTATAAATGACCAGGTTATTTGGGCATCAAACAGTGAATCTTCTCATTCAACTGATTCTCCAGTTTCATGCGCAACACAAATTCAGAAAGATGACCATGTACCGAGACTAGATGAATCATCAGTTCCGAATTTCCCAGGTGGTCAAGACTTTTCACTTATCTCAATCGACGAAGGCTTCATGAGTTGTACAATGACTGGTTCTTCCCTTACAGAAACTAACAAGGCCATCTTGGTTGAAGAAGATTTCATTAGTGATCCAATTGAAGGCATGCACAGGGAAACAGTCGAAATAAAGGGGAGATGCAGAAAAACTGGGCTCCATAGACCAAGACCAAGAGACAGACAATTGATTCAGGACAGGATGATGGAGTTGAGGCAGCTTGTTCCAAATACATCAAAG TGCAGCATTGATTCTCTCTTGGACAAAACCATAGCACACATGCAGTTTCTCCAGTGTGTATCAGAGAAAGCCGATAAG CTTGAGAAAATAATAAACAGCGAGGGATCGACCAAGAGGCAACCGGGAAGCTGTCCTCTGAAAGTTGAAGTGCTCGATCAGCCGGGTCATCTCCTCCTGATCGAG ATGGTGTGTGAGGAGTACGGTGTGTTTCTTGAGATTGCGCATGTGATGAAGGACCTTGAGGTGACCATACTGAAAGGGTTGCTGGAGAGCCGTTCAGACAAGCTCTGGGCTCGCTTTGTCATCCAG GCTTCACAAGGCTTCGACCAGATGCAGATTCTATACCCACTGATGCACCTGTTGCAGAAGCAGAGATGGAGCTGA
- the LOC4342169 gene encoding transcription factor bHLH157 isoform X4: MKYMRMNAQLLQGLCSDGIWKYVLLWSFQGNRHHGILTWGDVYVDKVITEIKGDLYDSPIDSKNQIVMSTLYNNDQYQSYPLCPIEAALLSMSSHTYSLGEELIGKVALTGQHCWISSYEFSSTFMYKYHEDWQLQFAAGIKVPESSTSVALIKDLFYKLYDASISGSPSGTGFGYSNTGRQPAAMLPMDSPDVVPHNFFRSIKSSAQLLNNDHLSLLHAFPVLEFASTEDSIVSIYDTSLTACAVEPLDGNDSDIWTNVHEELSQFTRCNTASEADKANISYMDKLINSDSKMSCRSVSHAEDPGYGNIDHFILTEMERENQEHINNYTSVNDYAVTSNPSFHSELHKTLEPISREEREDCMWHIRYRQQESTSSALLQENGNKAGFDKQCENNDYAELLLDAINDQVIWASNSESSHSTDSPVSCATQIQKDDHVPRLDESSVPNFPGGQDFSLISIDEGFMSCTMTGSSLTETNKAILVEEDFISDPIEGMHRETVEIKGRCRKTGLHRPRPRDRQLIQDRMMELRQLVPNTSKCSIDSLLDKTIAHMQFLQCVSEKADKLEKIINSEGSTKRQPGSCPLKVEVLDQPGHLLLIEMVCEEYGVFLEIAHVMKDLEVTILKGLLESRSDKLWARFVIQASQGFDQMQILYPLMHLLQKQRWS, translated from the exons ATGAAATACATGAGGATGAACGCCCAGTTGTTGCAAGGCCTGTGTTCTGATGGCATATGGAAGTATGTTCTTCTATGGTCATTCCAAGGCAATAGACATCATGG GATATTGACTTGGGGCGATGTTTATGTCGATAAAGTGATCACAGAAATCAAAGGAGATCTTTATGATAGCCCCATTGATAGCAAGAACCAGATAGTAATGTCTACTTTGTACAACAATGACCAGTACCAAAGCTATCCACTGTGCCCCATTGAGGCAGCATTACTGAGCATGTCCAGCCATACATACTCTCTAGGAGAAGA GCTTATTGGTAAAGTAGCGCTTACGGGACAACATTGCTGGATTTCTTCCTATGAGTTCTCTTCAACATTTATGTATAAG TATCACGAGGACTGGCAACTTCAGTTTGCAGCCGGTATCAAG GTTCCAGAAAGTTCAACATCAGTGGCACTCATCAAGGATTTGTTCTATAAGCTTTATGATGCCTCAATATCTGGCAGTCCTTCAGGCACAGGGTTTGGTTACTCAAATACTGGGAGACAACCTGCTGCAATGCTACCAATGGATTCTCCAGATGTTGTGCCCCATAATTTTTTTCGTTCCATAAAGAGTTCAGCTCAGCTCTTGAACAATGATCACCTTAGTCTCCTACATGCCTTTCCTGTGTTGGAGTTTGCATCAACAGAAGATAGCATTGTAAGCATTTATGACACTAGTCTAACAGCTTGCGCGGTTGAACCCTTGGATGGTAATGACAGTGATATTTGGACCAATGTTCATGAAGAGCTATCTCAATTTACTCGCTGCAATACAGCCTCTGAGGCAGATAAGGCAAACATAAGCTATATGGATAAGTTGATCAATTCAGATAGCAAAATGAGCTGCAGATCAGTAAGTCATGCGGAAGATCCAGGATATGGTAATATCGATCACTTTATCCTGACAGAAATGGAACGTGAAAATCAAGAGCACATTAACAACTATACCAGTGTAAATGATTATGCTGTGACTTCAAATCCCTCATTTCATTCAGAGCTGCACAAAACTCTTGAGCCAATCTCCAGGGAGGAACGTGAAGACTGCATGTGGCATATCAGATATAGACAGCAAGAATCTACAAGCTCTGCGCTCCTTCAAGAAAATGGAAATAAAGCAGGATTCGACAAACAATGTGAAAACAACGATTATGCAGAGCTGTTACTAGATGCTATAAATGACCAGGTTATTTGGGCATCAAACAGTGAATCTTCTCATTCAACTGATTCTCCAGTTTCATGCGCAACACAAATTCAGAAAGATGACCATGTACCGAGACTAGATGAATCATCAGTTCCGAATTTCCCAGGTGGTCAAGACTTTTCACTTATCTCAATCGACGAAGGCTTCATGAGTTGTACAATGACTGGTTCTTCCCTTACAGAAACTAACAAGGCCATCTTGGTTGAAGAAGATTTCATTAGTGATCCAATTGAAGGCATGCACAGGGAAACAGTCGAAATAAAGGGGAGATGCAGAAAAACTGGGCTCCATAGACCAAGACCAAGAGACAGACAATTGATTCAGGACAGGATGATGGAGTTGAGGCAGCTTGTTCCAAATACATCAAAG TGCAGCATTGATTCTCTCTTGGACAAAACCATAGCACACATGCAGTTTCTCCAGTGTGTATCAGAGAAAGCCGATAAG CTTGAGAAAATAATAAACAGCGAGGGATCGACCAAGAGGCAACCGGGAAGCTGTCCTCTGAAAGTTGAAGTGCTCGATCAGCCGGGTCATCTCCTCCTGATCGAG ATGGTGTGTGAGGAGTACGGTGTGTTTCTTGAGATTGCGCATGTGATGAAGGACCTTGAGGTGACCATACTGAAAGGGTTGCTGGAGAGCCGTTCAGACAAGCTCTGGGCTCGCTTTGTCATCCAG GCTTCACAAGGCTTCGACCAGATGCAGATTCTATACCCACTGATGCACCTGTTGCAGAAGCAGAGATGGAGCTGA
- the LOC4342169 gene encoding transcription factor EMB1444 isoform X5: protein MKYMRMNAQLLQGLCSDGIWKYVLLWSFQGNRHHGILTWGDVYVDKVITEIKGDLYDSPIDSKNQIVMSTLYNNDQYQSYPLCPIEAALLSMSSHTYSLGEDSKLNRLIGKVALTGQHCWISSYEFSSTFMYKYHEDWQLQFAAGIKTILFVPVVPHGVLQLGSLDLVPESSTSVALIKDLFYKLYDASISGSPSGTGFGYSNTGRQPAAMLPMDSPDVVPHNFFRSIKSSAQLLNNDHLSLLHAFPVLEFASTEDSIVSIYDTSLTACAVEPLDGNDSDIWTNVHEELSQFTRCNTASEADKANISYMDKLINSDSKMSCRSVSHAEDPGYGNIDHFILTEMERENQEHINNYTSVNDYAVTSNPSFHSELHKTLEPISREEREDCMWHIRYRQQESTSSALLQENGNKAGFDKQCENNDYAELLLDAINDQVIWASNSESSHSTDSPVSCATQIQKDDHVPRLDESSVPNFPETNKAILVEEDFISDPIEGMHRETVEIKGRCRKTGLHRPRPRDRQLIQDRMMELRQLVPNTSKCSIDSLLDKTIAHMQFLQCVSEKADKLEKIINSEGSTKRQPGSCPLKVEVLDQPGHLLLIEMVCEEYGVFLEIAHVMKDLEVTILKGLLESRSDKLWARFVIQASQGFDQMQILYPLMHLLQKQRWS, encoded by the exons ATGAAATACATGAGGATGAACGCCCAGTTGTTGCAAGGCCTGTGTTCTGATGGCATATGGAAGTATGTTCTTCTATGGTCATTCCAAGGCAATAGACATCATGG GATATTGACTTGGGGCGATGTTTATGTCGATAAAGTGATCACAGAAATCAAAGGAGATCTTTATGATAGCCCCATTGATAGCAAGAACCAGATAGTAATGTCTACTTTGTACAACAATGACCAGTACCAAAGCTATCCACTGTGCCCCATTGAGGCAGCATTACTGAGCATGTCCAGCCATACATACTCTCTAGGAGAAGA TTCCAAACTTAACAGGCTTATTGGTAAAGTAGCGCTTACGGGACAACATTGCTGGATTTCTTCCTATGAGTTCTCTTCAACATTTATGTATAAG TATCACGAGGACTGGCAACTTCAGTTTGCAGCCGGTATCAAG ACAATTCTGTTTGTACCAGTGGTTCCTCATGGGGTTCTTCAACTGGGCTCTTTAGATTTG GTTCCAGAAAGTTCAACATCAGTGGCACTCATCAAGGATTTGTTCTATAAGCTTTATGATGCCTCAATATCTGGCAGTCCTTCAGGCACAGGGTTTGGTTACTCAAATACTGGGAGACAACCTGCTGCAATGCTACCAATGGATTCTCCAGATGTTGTGCCCCATAATTTTTTTCGTTCCATAAAGAGTTCAGCTCAGCTCTTGAACAATGATCACCTTAGTCTCCTACATGCCTTTCCTGTGTTGGAGTTTGCATCAACAGAAGATAGCATTGTAAGCATTTATGACACTAGTCTAACAGCTTGCGCGGTTGAACCCTTGGATGGTAATGACAGTGATATTTGGACCAATGTTCATGAAGAGCTATCTCAATTTACTCGCTGCAATACAGCCTCTGAGGCAGATAAGGCAAACATAAGCTATATGGATAAGTTGATCAATTCAGATAGCAAAATGAGCTGCAGATCAGTAAGTCATGCGGAAGATCCAGGATATGGTAATATCGATCACTTTATCCTGACAGAAATGGAACGTGAAAATCAAGAGCACATTAACAACTATACCAGTGTAAATGATTATGCTGTGACTTCAAATCCCTCATTTCATTCAGAGCTGCACAAAACTCTTGAGCCAATCTCCAGGGAGGAACGTGAAGACTGCATGTGGCATATCAGATATAGACAGCAAGAATCTACAAGCTCTGCGCTCCTTCAAGAAAATGGAAATAAAGCAGGATTCGACAAACAATGTGAAAACAACGATTATGCAGAGCTGTTACTAGATGCTATAAATGACCAGGTTATTTGGGCATCAAACAGTGAATCTTCTCATTCAACTGATTCTCCAGTTTCATGCGCAACACAAATTCAGAAAGATGACCATGTACCGAGACTAGATGAATCATCAGTTCCGAATTTCCCAG AAACTAACAAGGCCATCTTGGTTGAAGAAGATTTCATTAGTGATCCAATTGAAGGCATGCACAGGGAAACAGTCGAAATAAAGGGGAGATGCAGAAAAACTGGGCTCCATAGACCAAGACCAAGAGACAGACAATTGATTCAGGACAGGATGATGGAGTTGAGGCAGCTTGTTCCAAATACATCAAAG TGCAGCATTGATTCTCTCTTGGACAAAACCATAGCACACATGCAGTTTCTCCAGTGTGTATCAGAGAAAGCCGATAAG CTTGAGAAAATAATAAACAGCGAGGGATCGACCAAGAGGCAACCGGGAAGCTGTCCTCTGAAAGTTGAAGTGCTCGATCAGCCGGGTCATCTCCTCCTGATCGAG ATGGTGTGTGAGGAGTACGGTGTGTTTCTTGAGATTGCGCATGTGATGAAGGACCTTGAGGTGACCATACTGAAAGGGTTGCTGGAGAGCCGTTCAGACAAGCTCTGGGCTCGCTTTGTCATCCAG GCTTCACAAGGCTTCGACCAGATGCAGATTCTATACCCACTGATGCACCTGTTGCAGAAGCAGAGATGGAGCTGA
- the LOC4342169 gene encoding transcription factor bHLH157 isoform X3, with product MKYMRMNAQLLQGLCSDGIWKYVLLWSFQGNRHHGILTWGDVYVDKVITEIKGDLYDSPIDSKNQIVMSTLYNNDQYQSYPLCPIEAALLSMSSHTYSLGEDSKLNRLIGKVALTGQHCWISSYEFSSTFMYKYHEDWQLQFAAGIKVPESSTSVALIKDLFYKLYDASISGSPSGTGFGYSNTGRQPAAMLPMDSPDVVPHNFFRSIKSSAQLLNNDHLSLLHAFPVLEFASTEDSIVSIYDTSLTACAVEPLDGNDSDIWTNVHEELSQFTRCNTASEADKANISYMDKLINSDSKMSCRSVSHAEDPGYGNIDHFILTEMERENQEHINNYTSVNDYAVTSNPSFHSELHKTLEPISREEREDCMWHIRYRQQESTSSALLQENGNKAGFDKQCENNDYAELLLDAINDQVIWASNSESSHSTDSPVSCATQIQKDDHVPRLDESSVPNFPGGQDFSLISIDEGFMSCTMTGSSLTETNKAILVEEDFISDPIEGMHRETVEIKGRCRKTGLHRPRPRDRQLIQDRMMELRQLVPNTSKCSIDSLLDKTIAHMQFLQCVSEKADKLEKIINSEGSTKRQPGSCPLKVEVLDQPGHLLLIEMVCEEYGVFLEIAHVMKDLEVTILKGLLESRSDKLWARFVIQASQGFDQMQILYPLMHLLQKQRWS from the exons ATGAAATACATGAGGATGAACGCCCAGTTGTTGCAAGGCCTGTGTTCTGATGGCATATGGAAGTATGTTCTTCTATGGTCATTCCAAGGCAATAGACATCATGG GATATTGACTTGGGGCGATGTTTATGTCGATAAAGTGATCACAGAAATCAAAGGAGATCTTTATGATAGCCCCATTGATAGCAAGAACCAGATAGTAATGTCTACTTTGTACAACAATGACCAGTACCAAAGCTATCCACTGTGCCCCATTGAGGCAGCATTACTGAGCATGTCCAGCCATACATACTCTCTAGGAGAAGA TTCCAAACTTAACAGGCTTATTGGTAAAGTAGCGCTTACGGGACAACATTGCTGGATTTCTTCCTATGAGTTCTCTTCAACATTTATGTATAAG TATCACGAGGACTGGCAACTTCAGTTTGCAGCCGGTATCAAG GTTCCAGAAAGTTCAACATCAGTGGCACTCATCAAGGATTTGTTCTATAAGCTTTATGATGCCTCAATATCTGGCAGTCCTTCAGGCACAGGGTTTGGTTACTCAAATACTGGGAGACAACCTGCTGCAATGCTACCAATGGATTCTCCAGATGTTGTGCCCCATAATTTTTTTCGTTCCATAAAGAGTTCAGCTCAGCTCTTGAACAATGATCACCTTAGTCTCCTACATGCCTTTCCTGTGTTGGAGTTTGCATCAACAGAAGATAGCATTGTAAGCATTTATGACACTAGTCTAACAGCTTGCGCGGTTGAACCCTTGGATGGTAATGACAGTGATATTTGGACCAATGTTCATGAAGAGCTATCTCAATTTACTCGCTGCAATACAGCCTCTGAGGCAGATAAGGCAAACATAAGCTATATGGATAAGTTGATCAATTCAGATAGCAAAATGAGCTGCAGATCAGTAAGTCATGCGGAAGATCCAGGATATGGTAATATCGATCACTTTATCCTGACAGAAATGGAACGTGAAAATCAAGAGCACATTAACAACTATACCAGTGTAAATGATTATGCTGTGACTTCAAATCCCTCATTTCATTCAGAGCTGCACAAAACTCTTGAGCCAATCTCCAGGGAGGAACGTGAAGACTGCATGTGGCATATCAGATATAGACAGCAAGAATCTACAAGCTCTGCGCTCCTTCAAGAAAATGGAAATAAAGCAGGATTCGACAAACAATGTGAAAACAACGATTATGCAGAGCTGTTACTAGATGCTATAAATGACCAGGTTATTTGGGCATCAAACAGTGAATCTTCTCATTCAACTGATTCTCCAGTTTCATGCGCAACACAAATTCAGAAAGATGACCATGTACCGAGACTAGATGAATCATCAGTTCCGAATTTCCCAGGTGGTCAAGACTTTTCACTTATCTCAATCGACGAAGGCTTCATGAGTTGTACAATGACTGGTTCTTCCCTTACAGAAACTAACAAGGCCATCTTGGTTGAAGAAGATTTCATTAGTGATCCAATTGAAGGCATGCACAGGGAAACAGTCGAAATAAAGGGGAGATGCAGAAAAACTGGGCTCCATAGACCAAGACCAAGAGACAGACAATTGATTCAGGACAGGATGATGGAGTTGAGGCAGCTTGTTCCAAATACATCAAAG TGCAGCATTGATTCTCTCTTGGACAAAACCATAGCACACATGCAGTTTCTCCAGTGTGTATCAGAGAAAGCCGATAAG CTTGAGAAAATAATAAACAGCGAGGGATCGACCAAGAGGCAACCGGGAAGCTGTCCTCTGAAAGTTGAAGTGCTCGATCAGCCGGGTCATCTCCTCCTGATCGAG ATGGTGTGTGAGGAGTACGGTGTGTTTCTTGAGATTGCGCATGTGATGAAGGACCTTGAGGTGACCATACTGAAAGGGTTGCTGGAGAGCCGTTCAGACAAGCTCTGGGCTCGCTTTGTCATCCAG GCTTCACAAGGCTTCGACCAGATGCAGATTCTATACCCACTGATGCACCTGTTGCAGAAGCAGAGATGGAGCTGA